From Arachis stenosperma cultivar V10309 chromosome 2, arast.V10309.gnm1.PFL2, whole genome shotgun sequence, one genomic window encodes:
- the LOC130962095 gene encoding uncharacterized protein LOC130962095, producing the protein MLFTLLLCNTLQEEISSPINARIFELCDDELFPEAGLQSSEVTSTSNCCFEEAQYKTNTVTTPTSTTQDITASAAAVAANNNNNKPPDSCNNLSVIFDSQEDLDNDISASIDFSSSPAAAFPVPSLLPNITTQPEQFDFSSPSVLKGLPHQYPTDTATTVVVPPLMGNPLVSSVFEDECMSSMASYVPINSSSAPSCSYLSPAGLGVFMPPLTTALSADSALFGGNILLGSELQAQEIDYQGENGGIFCTDSIQRVFNPPDLQTLSSESQQLVPGSGGSATLAPEISNLEDSTLKVGKLSVEQRKEKIHRYMKKRNERNFSKKIKYACRKTLADSRPRVRGRFAKNDDFGENHRPACSNHEEDDEEEIVVKEDDGLVDSSDIFAHISGVNSFKCNYSSIQSWI; encoded by the exons ATGTTGTTCACATTGCTTCTATGTAACACACTGCAGGAGGAGATTTCAAGCCCAATCAACGCCCGAATCTTCGAACTCTGCGATGACGAGTTGTTCCCGGAGGCGGGTCTTCAGAGCTCTGAGGTTACCTCAACCTCAAACTGTTGCTTTGAAGAGGCACAATACAAGACCAATACAGTCACCACACCAACTAGTACAACACAAGATATAACTGCCTCGGCAGCGGCCGTTGCGgccaataacaataacaacaaacCACCGGACAGCTGTAACAACCTTTCGGTTATCTTTGACTCCCAAGAAGACCTTGACAATGACATCTCTGCTTCCATAGACTTCTCTTCTTCTCCAGCCGCAGCTTTTCCAGTTCCATCTCTTCTCCCAAATATCACAACTCAGCCGGAACAATTTGACTTCTCCTCGCCTTCGGTTCTCAAGGGTCTCCCTCATCAGTATCCAACTGACACTGCTACTACTGTTGTTGTTCCACCACTTATGGGGAATCCATTAGTATCTTCTGTTTTCGAAGATGAATGCATGTCTTCAATGGCTTCTTATGTTCCTATTAACTCTTCTTCCGCACCTTCTTGCTCTTATCTCAGCCCTGCTGGCTTAGGAGTGTTCATGCCTCCTCTTACTACCGCCTTATCTGCTGATTCTGCCTTGTTTGGTGGCAACATTCTACTCGGTTCGGAACTTCAAGCTCAAGAAATCGATTACCAGGGAGAAAATGGTGGAATATTTTGTACAGATTCAATTCAGAGGGTGTTTAATCCACCAGATCTTCAG ACACTTAGTAGTGAGAGTCAGCAACTTGTACCTGGTTCTGGAGGCTCTGCCACTTTGGCACCAGAAATCTCAAACTTGGAGGACTCTACCTTAAAAGTTGGTAAACTTTCTGTTGagcaaaggaaggaaaagattCATAGATACATGAAGAAGAGAAATGAAAGAAATTTCAGCAAGAAAATCAAG TATGCATGCCGCAAAACTCTGGCTGATAGCCGACCCCGAGTTCGAGGAAGGTTTGCAAAGAATGATGACTTCGGAGAGAACCATAGACCAGCTTGTAGCaatcatgaagaagatgatgaagaagaa ATAGTTGTGAAGGAAGATGATGGTTTGGTCGATTCCTCAGATATCTTTGCACATATAAGTGGTGTGAACTCCTTCAAGTGCAACTATTCTTCCATCCAATCCTggatttaa